The following proteins come from a genomic window of Anopheles ziemanni chromosome 3, idAnoZiCoDA_A2_x.2, whole genome shotgun sequence:
- the LOC131284850 gene encoding LOW QUALITY PROTEIN: ubiquitin carboxyl-terminal hydrolase 20 (The sequence of the model RefSeq protein was modified relative to this genomic sequence to represent the inferred CDS: substituted 2 bases at 2 genomic stop codons), translating to MKCTHLHNVVQLSLVELCKLKKDESCSDCETNGPNLWICLQKNCLHIGCSEQYKDHSTIHFQSNRAHCIHMNLSSQRVWCYLCESELFLTKQSHHQQQAQQQQHHHHYHQHHRRTSVVSNDSSDTSRYSSVNNDKLVVHADKLMSGAAAAAAAAGYAASTGDSCDSSGDEDDFERHGKWNGLVGLQNLANTCYMNAALQALSNSPPLTGFFLDCGAILETDLLGGTNPAITKPGLSKHYHKLIREMWCKNRRYVVPSGILCGIRIVHPMFRGYQQHDTQEFLRCFMDQLHEELKEVIAPPPPDVLTPGVGHDDELEPQSDDRPSPCPSPSPSQSEGEYETCDSGVSERSSLSDDPLSPTISAASKRFRQLTPRSSSSPGNTVNQRMVGSGSRQLRSESSGIRQQSPVGSNRSNASSVSSTIAAGSSNIPNSGSPGGGGGGGGGEGGSSETSESKEKLPQRSIISDIFDGKLLSSVQCLTCDRVSTREETFQDLSLPIPGKDHLAVLHQTHTGMGNGSASGSNVSSAGSSISGGGGGAGSNLGGGPNSANNGGSGGNSSNGGINCSDAVYPMVNGDSWLWWFWNSPFWSWVRSWFWGPAVTLHDCMAAFFSADELKGDNMYSCERCNKLRNGVKYSRVLALPEMLCVHLKRFRHDLSYSSKISSPVHFPLYGLDMRPYLHKDCKSEVTSYDLCAVICHHGTVGGGHYTSFAKHDPTGKWFEFDDQLVTQVTPEYVQSCEAYVLFYRKNNAKMATVRAQASNLLTMQEHASDIRFYVSRNWLHRFNTFAEPGPIDNWTLLCPHGAFPPNKASHFSKLVVPFPQALWDFLYKKFGGGPVCNHIFPCHICKKAAETLSRRQRYELETFTAYNDEFQVSIRXTKEAGTXEVLNVTFAFTLVLLLQFNDTPTTIYAISMAWFRQWQLFARGLTTEDPGPINNKTIVVQGDTSVPLRNVRSFSDYAQINASLWHFFHGIYGGGPEIVLQGNPVPPPTSVAGHVDEYIRLHQHQHQQQIKQLKQDRASESMEVPEEGLTQNVVRTPTSVNQVDRDSAIEVTITEPIPTPQQPLAPTIVTRPHKSVSFEDTDAYCDDDEDDDDGGDENAGNNGDNDDDGDDGGNASSGNDEPNSSSKLAGPKRKSSHSRKMSSGSSSRRDESKIITSATGALKRRQQQQQRSLTNGDTGSNMASAVQGVEHLEIGTKKDRKHKGGMMKANGFFGPEGKYQSASIDFSNGPDNGHLPRTESFSHYSASSASSAINGRSSTAGSMANSASTPSFGTDAENAEWLLGLVTLSAGPRRKHFGNHKPVGHDKDDNDSKATTTGGTTSSGGSSSIGSDWLSGLVTNDSKATTTGGTTTSGGSSSIDPSSSAKANQQHSGRKGAHHHHHHNHHSRHGTINASEPSPVLDKNGAREGSGETMSFGRRKLKIKYMKKLARAGSGSRSSRNGLTDSDGLVGGTSESGSVVPLAINGVSETHQSNSEGVK from the exons ATGAAGTGCACTCACCTGCACAACGTCGTACAGCTATCGTTGGTGGAGTTGTGCAAGCTCAAGAAG GATGAATCGTGCTCGGACTGTGAGACGAATGGTCCAAACCTGTGGATATGTCTGCAAAAAAACTGCCTGCACATTGGGTGCTCCGAGCAGTACAAGGACCACAGCACCATCCACTTTCAATCGAACCGGGCTCACTGCATTCACATGAATCTTTCTTCCCAGCGCGTTTGGTGCTATCTCTGTGAATCGGAATTATTTCTCACCAAGCAATcgcatcaccagcagcaggcgcagcagcagcaacatcaccatcattaccaccagcaccatcgGCGCACGTCGGTGGTAAGCAATGACTCGAGTGACACCAGCCGCTACTCGTCGGTCAACAACGACAAGCTGGTTGTGCACGCCGATAAGCTCATGTCCGGGGCGGCGGCTGCTGCAGCAGCGGCCGGTTACGCTGCCTCCACCGGCGACTCCTGTGATAGCAGTGGTGATGAGGACGACTTTGAGCGGCACGGCAAGTGGAATGGGCTGGTGGGGCTGCAGAACCTCGCTAATACGTGCTACATGAACGCAGCGCTGCAGGCACTCAGCAACAGCCCACCGCTAACGGGTTTCTTTCTCGACTGTGGTGCCATACTGGAGACGGATCTGCTCGGTGGTACGAATCCAGCCATCACCAAACCCGGGCTCTCCAAACACTACCATAAGCTGATCCGCGAAATGTGGTGCAAGAATCGACGGTACGTTGTACCGAGCGGAATCCTGTGTGGCATTCGCATCGTGCATCCGATGTTCCGCGGCTATCAGCAGCACGACACGCAAGAGTTCCTGCGCTGCTTCATGGACCAGCTGCACGAGGAGCTGAAAGAAGTGAtcgcaccaccgccaccggacGTATTAACCCCCGGGGTAGGACACGATGACGAACTGGAGCCTCAATCCGACGATCGGCCTTCACCGTGCCCATCGCCTTCGCCGTCACAGTCGGAGGGAGAGTATGAAACGTGTGACAGTGGTGTTTCCGAGCGATCAAGTCTCTCAGACGATCCACTGTCTCCAACGATTTCTGCAGCCAGTAAGCGTTTCCGTCAGCTAACCCCTCGTTCGTCTAGTTCACCGGGAAATACGGTAAACCAAAGGATGGTTGGGTCGGGATCGCGACAGCTCCGCAGCGAATCCTCCGGTATCAGACAGCAATCACCCGTCGGAAGCAATCGTTCGAATGCAAGCAGCGTTTCATCTACGATCGCTGCCGGAAGCTCTAATATACCCAACTCTGGATCACCTGGTggaggcggcggtggcggtggcggtgaagGAGGAAGCAGCGAAACGTCggaatcgaaagaaaaactcccGCAGCGTTCGATCATCAGTGATATTTTCGATGGAAAGCTGTTGTCCTCCGTACAGTGTCTCACGTGTGATCGAGTATCGACGCGGGAGGAAACATTCCAGGACCTTTCACTGCCCATCCCAGGCAAGGACCACCTGGCGGTGCTacaccaaacacacacggGCATGGGTAACGGATCAGCTTCAGGATCGAATGTATCGTCCGCGGGTAGCAGCATTTCGGGCGGAGGTGGAGGAGCTGGTAGCAACCTCGGCggtgggccgaacagtgcgaaCAATGGCGGAAGCGGCGGAAATAGCAGTAACGGTGGCATCAACTGCTCGGACGCCGTCTATCCGATGGTCAATGGTGATAGCTGGTTGTGGTGGTTTTGGAATTCACCCTTCTGGAGCTGGGTACGGTCGTGGTTCTGGGGACCGGCCGTAACGCTGCACGACTGCATGGCCGCGTTTTTTAGCGCCGACGAGCTGAAGGGCGACAACATGTATAGCTGCGAGCGGTGCAACAAGCTGCGTAACGGTGTTAAGTATTCGCGCGTGCTCGCCCTGCCGGAGATGCTGTGTGTACATCTTAAGCGGTTCCGGCACGATCTGTCCTACAGCTCGAAGATTTCCAGTCCAGTGCATTTTCCACTGTACGGGCTTGATATGCGACCGTACTTGCACAAAGACTGCAAGTCCGAGGTGACATCGTACGATCTTTGCGCGGTAATCTGTCACCACGGGACGGTCGGTGGAGGCCACTACACGAGCTTTGCGAAACATGATCCGACGGGCAAGTGGTTCGAGTTCGACGATCAACTTGTAACGCAGGTTACGCCCGAGTACGTTCAAAGCTGTGAGGCGTACGTGTTGTTCTATCGGAAGAACAACGCCAAGATGGCGACGGTGCGGGCGCAAGCAAGCAACCTACTGACGATGCAGGAACACGCTTCGGACATACGCTTCTACGTGTCTCGAAACTGGTTACATCG CTTCAACACCTTTGCTGAGCCGGGTCCGATCGATAACTGGACGCTACTTTGCCCGCACGGTGCATTCCCGCCTAACAAGGCGTCGCATTTTTCCAAACTGGTTGTGCCATTCCCTCAGGCGCTGTGGGATTTTCTCTACAAAAAGTTTGGCGGAGGCCCTGTGTGCAACCACATTTTTCCGTGCCACATCTGCAAGAAGGCGGCCGAAACGCTGTCCCGGCGGCAGCGATACGAGCTGGAAACTTTCACTGCTTACAACGATGAGTTTCAGGTAAGTATACGATAAACCAAGGAAGCAGGCACGTAGGAGGTGTTGAATGTAACGTTTGCTTTTACACTTGTGCTTCTCCTGCAGTTCAACGATACCCCGACCACGATCTACGCGATTTCAATGGCCTGGTTCCGGCAGTGGCAACTCTTTGCCCGTGGACTTACAACCGAAGACCCTGGGCCGATCAACAATAAGACGATAGTCGTGCAGGGAGACACAAGTGTTCCGCTGCGTAACGTTCGGTCATTCTCCGACTACGCGCAGATCAACGCCAGTCTGTGGCACTTTTTCCACGGCATCTACGGCGGTGGCCCAGAGATTGTACTTCAGGGCAATCCGGTTCCACCGCCGACCTCCGTCGCAGGCCATGTGGACGAATATATCCGAttgcatcagcatcagcaccaacagcagaTCAAGCAACTCAAACAG GATCGTGCCTCCGAGTCGATGGAAGTCCCAGAAGAAGGCCTGACGCAAAATGTGGTCCGCACCCCTACGTCTGTGAATCAAGTGGATCGCGATTCGGCCATAGAAGTTACCATAACTGAACCTATACCGACCCCACAGCAACCACTTGCTCCAACAATTGTCACGCGGCCCCATAAGAGTGTTTCCTTTGAGGATACGGATGCTTACTGTGATGACGACgaagatgatgacgatggtggaGATGAAAACGCTGGCAACAAtggtgataatgatgatgatggtgatgatggcggCAACGCTAGTAGCGGTAATGATGAACCAAATTCTTCGAGCAAGCTAGCCGGACCAAAGCGAAAATCATCACACTCCCGGAAGATGAGCTCCGGAAGCTCATCACGTCGGgatgaaagcaaaataatcaCTTCGGCGACGGGTGCGTTGAAACGccggcaacagcaacagcaacgttCACTTACGAACGGCGATACTGGGTCGAACATGGCTTCTGCGGTACAGGGAGTGGAACATTTGGAAATTGGCACTAAAAAGGACCGCAAGCACAAGGGTGGTATGATGAAGGCGAATGGATTCTTCGGACCGGAAG GAAAATATCAAAGCGcctcgatcgatttttcaaacGGACCAGACAACGGGCACCTTCCTCGAACCGAATCCTTCTCACACTACTCAGCATCGTCCGCTTCGAGTGCGATAAACGGACGCTCCTCTACAGCTGGTAGCATGGCTAACTCGGCGTCTACGCCTTCATTCGGTACGGATGCAGAAAATGCTGAATGGTTATTAGGATTAGTGACCTTGAGTGCTGGTCCGAGGCGCAAACATTTCGGCAATCACAAGCCGGTAGGTCACGACAAAGACGATAATGACAGCAAAGCAACAACGACGGGTGGCACCACCAGTAGTGGAGGATCCAGCTCAATTGGCTCTGACTGGTTGTCCGGATTAGTGACCAATGACAGCAAAGCAACAACGACGGGTGGCACCACCACCAGTGGAGGATCCAGCTCAATCGACCCGTCATCCAGTGCCAAAGCGAACCAGCAGCATTCCGGTCGTAAAGGAgctcaccatcatcaccaccacaatCATCACAGCCGCCATGGGACGATCAACGCTTCGGAACCGTCACCAGTGCTTGACAAGAATGGCGCTCGAGAAGGAAGTGGTGAAACGATGTCATTCGGTCGGCGTAAACTGAAGATAAAATATATGAAGAAGTTGGCTCGGGCTGGTTCCGGTTCGCGATCGTCTCGCAATGGCTTGACGGACAGTGACGGTCTGGTCGGTGGCACGAGTGAAAGTGGGTCCGTGGTTCCACTGGCCATCAATGGCGTGAGCGAGACGCACCAAAGCAATAGCGAGGGTGTCAAATGA